Proteins encoded within one genomic window of Bacillus thuringiensis:
- a CDS encoding GntR family transcriptional regulator, giving the protein MHIQLDPRSNTPIWEQIVQNIKELVLKNMLAPSDKLPSVRELASLLVINPNTVSKAYQELERQGIIETLRGKGTFVSQSITPTLDERKIAMVEKQFHQLLLEASYLGVTKDKIHDWIDSYYKEIGGNADAESDKLEEND; this is encoded by the coding sequence TTGCATATTCAACTTGATCCAAGAAGCAACACTCCGATATGGGAACAAATTGTTCAAAATATAAAAGAACTCGTATTGAAGAACATGTTAGCTCCAAGTGACAAACTACCTTCTGTACGCGAACTCGCTTCTTTACTCGTTATCAATCCAAATACAGTGAGTAAGGCGTACCAAGAGTTAGAGCGACAAGGGATTATTGAAACATTACGAGGAAAAGGAACATTTGTATCCCAATCGATTACCCCAACATTAGACGAAAGGAAAATCGCTATGGTTGAAAAGCAATTTCATCAATTACTATTAGAAGCCTCTTATCTTGGTGTTACGAAAGATAAAATTCATGATTGGATAGATTCATATTACAAAGAGATTGGAGGAAATGCGGATGCTGAAAGTGACAAGCTTGAAGAAAACGATTGA
- a CDS encoding ABC transporter ATP-binding protein — MLKVTSLKKTIDNQTILNDVSFTLQRGSIIGLLGRNGAGKTTLLRTMVGILDPDAGTVTYEDTNIHQCPEIKQKIVYVPDSTNILNGYTIKEIVKFYKEVYTAFDETHFYELLERFNLPNKRIRSYSKGMKALLAIILAVSTKAEYIILDEPTNGLDPIVKRQILQFLVGEVAEKEITIFISTHHLDEVEQIADTIIILKGHTISSITSLDDAKSRFAKIQVAYERSLPQKLENLSNIKILNQTGKVYTILIDGNVATTLEKFYKEQPILIEELTMSLEDVFVTTLEEDGYVS; from the coding sequence ATGCTGAAAGTGACAAGCTTGAAGAAAACGATTGATAATCAAACAATTTTAAATGATGTTTCTTTCACATTACAAAGAGGAAGTATCATCGGATTACTCGGAAGAAACGGTGCGGGGAAAACAACTTTATTACGAACGATGGTCGGCATTTTAGACCCTGATGCAGGGACAGTTACATATGAAGATACAAACATTCACCAGTGTCCTGAAATAAAGCAAAAAATCGTATACGTTCCTGATTCTACTAACATACTGAACGGCTATACGATAAAAGAAATTGTAAAGTTTTATAAAGAAGTTTATACCGCATTTGATGAAACACATTTCTATGAACTGCTAGAACGTTTTAACTTACCAAACAAACGAATTCGTAGTTACTCAAAAGGAATGAAAGCACTGCTCGCCATCATTTTAGCCGTTTCTACAAAGGCCGAATATATCATTTTAGATGAGCCGACAAATGGACTTGATCCTATCGTGAAAAGGCAAATTTTACAGTTTCTCGTTGGAGAAGTTGCAGAAAAAGAGATTACCATTTTCATCTCAACTCACCATTTAGATGAAGTGGAACAAATTGCAGATACAATCATTATATTAAAAGGCCATACTATATCTTCTATTACATCACTAGACGATGCAAAATCACGATTTGCTAAAATCCAAGTAGCTTATGAACGTTCATTACCTCAAAAACTAGAAAACTTAAGCAATATTAAAATATTAAATCAAACAGGAAAAGTATATACAATCTTAATTGACGGAAATGTGGCTACAACACTGGAGAAATTTTATAAAGAACAACCTATACTCATTGAAGAATTAACAATGTCACTTGAAGATGTCTTCGTTACGACACTGGAGGAGGATGGGTATGTTTCATAA
- a CDS encoding ABC transporter permease — MFHKALWIWNWKRGKYAVLLFFFSSLYLLSFGYYKSAQMELAEYHELQEKGKQYYYFYTFSSGEGNSFLLTVLIIALACLLIGWERSNQSNTLLMTMPFKRKDVFLSKWAFGSFCILGSLLINWILMYVIYRTTIHFDYQSFSPFHRYFLYAIVSYVAVYTAALCIGTFTGSVVSQIVFCIPWLLMGLTFIPLVYTFTLNHLEATNTKNNKLDQQLYEINQKTNIVAPIYRFSINYNYHPEYRKQDNDPTTLRNPASYHYYSAKSMLVPIFYTIFYLLLGTYLYMRSPNENSQKIFIFQKHLKIWIWGTTIYFALLGGYKINQFSFVFNYYIGLFLAGIITYVVLSRLTNYKVF, encoded by the coding sequence ATGTTTCATAAGGCGTTGTGGATATGGAATTGGAAGCGCGGGAAATATGCTGTGTTACTATTCTTCTTTAGTTCGCTTTATCTCTTATCTTTTGGCTACTATAAAAGTGCTCAGATGGAGCTCGCTGAATACCACGAATTACAAGAAAAAGGGAAACAGTATTATTATTTTTATACCTTTTCGTCAGGAGAAGGTAATAGTTTTTTGTTAACAGTTCTTATCATTGCTTTAGCCTGTTTATTGATAGGGTGGGAACGTAGCAACCAATCGAATACACTACTTATGACAATGCCGTTTAAAAGAAAAGATGTTTTCTTATCTAAATGGGCTTTTGGTTCATTTTGTATTTTGGGCTCGTTACTTATAAATTGGATCCTTATGTATGTTATTTATAGAACAACCATTCATTTTGATTATCAATCTTTTAGTCCATTTCATCGATACTTTCTTTATGCAATTGTTTCTTATGTTGCAGTATATACAGCTGCACTATGCATCGGTACTTTTACTGGAAGCGTTGTTTCGCAGATTGTTTTTTGTATTCCATGGCTACTAATGGGGCTTACATTTATTCCACTAGTGTACACTTTTACGCTAAACCATTTAGAGGCTACCAATACTAAAAATAATAAATTAGATCAACAACTATATGAAATCAATCAAAAAACAAATATAGTTGCACCAATATATCGCTTTTCTATTAATTATAACTATCATCCAGAATACCGAAAGCAGGACAACGATCCAACTACTTTAAGAAATCCAGCATCTTATCACTATTATTCAGCTAAATCGATGTTAGTCCCTATTTTCTATACGATATTTTATTTACTACTTGGAACATATTTATATATGCGATCACCAAATGAAAATAGTCAAAAGATATTTATTTTCCAAAAACATTTAAAAATATGGATATGGGGGACAACCATTTACTTTGCATTACTAGGTGGCTATAAAATAAATCAATTTAGTTTCGTATTTAACTACTATATCGGTTTGTTTCTCGCTGGAATCATTACTTATGTTGTATTATCACGACTAACAAATTATAAAGTTTTTTAA
- a CDS encoding ABC transporter permease subunit, producing MFQKALWLRTYQQSKYVVWLFWFVSFYNLSYKYYLASIEQQYLMKMQKGGEYVYHYNFGLLLMDPVIFQGGALIILACTLIGWERQNNSSDLLWSMPFKRSHLYITKWLFGICNIAAVVVLNWGLFAIMKKLTFHNKYQVFSPFYSYFIYMLIVLIAIYTLALCVGTITGNIISQGFLTAAILIFPALLPSLISGVIAVHSNTDFHENNGHIHDVMKNIRISSPAEDFNIHFNYDPQTPYTDLDGVRHNGPNFTKIPSAKTLIGPIAHILVFLPLGIYLYARSVNERNGNYLLYPKLQKVVLTCAILLAGITGGLIFSDAHSLLNFYIGFLGTSFITYLFLPKILKWKVSWNFK from the coding sequence ATGTTTCAAAAAGCACTATGGTTAAGAACGTATCAACAAAGTAAATATGTTGTGTGGCTGTTTTGGTTCGTTAGCTTCTACAATTTGTCATACAAATACTATTTGGCATCGATTGAACAACAATACCTTATGAAGATGCAAAAAGGAGGGGAATATGTATATCATTACAATTTTGGTTTATTACTTATGGACCCTGTCATCTTTCAAGGTGGTGCACTTATCATTCTGGCCTGTACATTAATCGGCTGGGAAAGACAAAATAACTCTAGCGACTTGTTATGGTCTATGCCATTTAAACGTTCACACCTTTATATAACAAAATGGTTGTTTGGAATCTGTAATATCGCCGCTGTTGTCGTTTTAAACTGGGGACTATTTGCTATTATGAAAAAGTTGACTTTTCATAATAAATATCAAGTATTCTCCCCATTTTATAGTTACTTTATATACATGTTAATTGTATTAATCGCTATTTATACACTTGCCTTATGTGTAGGTACAATTACAGGGAATATTATATCGCAAGGATTTCTCACTGCAGCTATATTAATCTTCCCAGCTTTACTTCCATCACTTATCTCAGGAGTCATTGCTGTTCACTCAAACACTGACTTTCATGAGAATAATGGCCATATACATGATGTGATGAAAAACATACGTATCTCTAGTCCAGCAGAAGATTTTAATATTCACTTTAATTATGATCCACAAACTCCTTATACCGATTTAGATGGAGTGCGTCATAACGGACCAAACTTTACAAAGATTCCATCGGCAAAAACATTGATTGGACCTATTGCACATATCCTTGTTTTCTTACCACTTGGTATATATTTATATGCCCGTTCAGTCAATGAACGAAATGGTAACTACTTGTTATATCCAAAACTACAAAAAGTAGTTTTGACTTGTGCTATTCTACTTGCTGGAATCACTGGAGGTTTAATTTTCAGTGACGCGCATTCCTTGCTCAATTTTTACATTGGGTTTTTGGGGACTAGTTTCATAACGTATTTATTCCTACCTAAAATATTAAAATGGAAAGTCTCCTGGAATTTCAAATAA
- a CDS encoding MarR family winged helix-turn-helix transcriptional regulator, with protein sequence MNEKRETLILELSGSFRKMIRLLQNDINTRFAEHMPYNEFSVLRALFLNSPQMASQIASEVNVTSSHITAVTDRLVRKGFVERKRSNSDRRIVYLEITEHGREVTEKLEAVRKEYYKERFKGWSDQEIEMVLELFGRVL encoded by the coding sequence GTGAACGAAAAAAGAGAAACATTGATTTTAGAGTTATCCGGATCATTTAGAAAGATGATACGTTTATTACAAAATGATATTAATACACGTTTTGCAGAACATATGCCATATAATGAATTTTCTGTATTACGCGCGTTATTTTTAAACAGTCCACAGATGGCTTCGCAAATTGCGAGTGAAGTAAACGTAACCTCCAGTCATATTACAGCTGTTACTGATCGTCTCGTACGAAAAGGATTTGTAGAAAGAAAGCGTTCAAATTCAGACCGTCGTATCGTGTACTTAGAAATTACAGAACACGGAAGAGAAGTAACTGAAAAACTTGAAGCTGTGCGTAAAGAATATTATAAAGAGAGATTTAAAGGTTGGAGCGACCAAGAAATAGAAATGGTATTAGAGCTATTTGGCCGCGTATTATAA
- a CDS encoding SIMPL domain-containing protein, whose protein sequence is MQGGMNPYLHNVRTANTGKEATITVQGEGVVKAKPNVVILTLGIRTDSKNVKQAQEENAVQSKQLLDALKQLGIADKDIETISYTITPQYEYVNDKALLQGYRVEHLYEITVLNVQKAGEVYDIAVSNGANVAKGLRFRISHPNKYYEQALIQALQQAVEKARAIASTYNLNINPVPLSFVEESAQLPREVTSYATLHAQAAPPIQSGELEIISTIRAIFTYL, encoded by the coding sequence ATGCAGGGTGGAATGAATCCTTATTTACACAATGTACGCACAGCTAATACTGGTAAAGAAGCGACCATTACTGTACAAGGTGAAGGTGTTGTCAAAGCGAAACCAAATGTTGTTATATTAACACTTGGCATTCGAACTGATAGTAAAAATGTGAAACAAGCGCAAGAAGAAAATGCAGTACAATCAAAACAATTGCTGGATGCACTTAAACAGCTTGGCATTGCTGATAAAGATATAGAAACGATTTCTTATACGATCACTCCTCAATACGAGTATGTAAATGATAAAGCATTACTACAAGGGTATCGTGTGGAACATTTGTATGAAATTACCGTTTTAAATGTACAAAAAGCAGGGGAAGTATATGATATAGCCGTTTCAAATGGAGCAAACGTAGCAAAAGGTTTACGTTTTCGAATATCTCATCCAAATAAATATTATGAGCAAGCTCTCATTCAAGCTCTACAACAAGCGGTAGAAAAAGCTCGTGCTATTGCGAGTACATACAATTTAAATATTAATCCTGTTCCACTCTCATTCGTTGAAGAATCTGCTCAATTACCACGGGAAGTGACGTCCTATGCTACTTTACATGCGCAAGCAGCTCCGCCCATTCAATCGGGAGAATTAGAAATCATCTCAACAATACGAGCGATTTTCACGTATTTATAA
- a CDS encoding NCS2 family permease, with the protein MKGILERTFKLGLHETSPKQEVLAGVTSFFTIVYIMIVNASILSDAGIPLEAGILATVFSSFVGCLLMAFWANAPAILVPGMGVNAFFTYTAVHTLGLSWQEALAAVFISGIIFAIAAFTPIARVLSVSIPKSLKEAITVGIGLFLAFIGLQKGGLVVSNPNTAVAMGKLSSPVVLATVLTLIVALVLFIRNVRGNFLWTIAIGTGIAWLFGLVDTSQIGNSSFSFANYGDVFGAMSFGKLSSLPFWIATFSLSMVLIFENMGLLHGLLEDDRKFPRAYQANAISAMTCGLFGTSPTVSTVESAAGITAGGKTGLTSIVTGLLFFASLFALPFVKLIPDSAIAPILIIIGGLMITSIQQIPLNDFSEGFPAFLIIVMIPLTYSIADGIAFGFIAYPILKIALGKRKEVAPSMYIVTCLFLAMFVLHAIG; encoded by the coding sequence ATGAAAGGAATACTTGAAAGAACATTTAAATTAGGTTTACACGAAACATCACCAAAACAAGAAGTTTTAGCTGGAGTTACGTCATTTTTCACGATCGTATATATTATGATTGTAAATGCATCCATTTTATCCGATGCTGGCATTCCTCTTGAAGCTGGAATTTTAGCAACTGTTTTCAGTTCATTTGTCGGATGTCTGCTCATGGCATTTTGGGCAAATGCACCTGCTATTCTTGTCCCTGGTATGGGTGTAAATGCATTCTTCACGTACACTGCTGTGCATACGCTCGGATTATCTTGGCAGGAAGCATTAGCAGCTGTCTTCATCTCTGGTATTATTTTTGCAATTGCTGCGTTTACACCAATCGCTCGCGTGCTTTCAGTATCAATTCCAAAGTCATTAAAGGAAGCTATTACTGTCGGCATCGGATTATTTTTAGCATTTATCGGATTGCAAAAAGGTGGTTTAGTCGTTTCGAATCCAAATACCGCTGTTGCAATGGGGAAATTAAGTAGCCCTGTCGTTCTTGCGACCGTGCTTACTCTTATCGTTGCACTTGTATTATTTATTCGTAACGTACGTGGAAACTTTTTATGGACGATTGCAATAGGAACTGGTATTGCATGGCTATTTGGCCTTGTTGATACAAGTCAAATCGGAAATAGTTCATTCTCATTCGCTAATTACGGCGATGTGTTTGGAGCTATGTCATTTGGCAAACTTTCTTCCTTACCGTTTTGGATTGCAACATTCTCCTTAAGCATGGTGCTTATTTTTGAGAATATGGGACTTCTGCACGGTTTATTAGAAGATGACCGTAAATTCCCACGTGCTTACCAAGCCAATGCAATTTCAGCAATGACATGTGGTCTATTTGGCACAAGCCCTACCGTATCAACAGTAGAGAGTGCCGCAGGTATTACTGCAGGTGGAAAGACAGGTCTGACGTCTATCGTTACAGGGTTGTTATTCTTTGCATCACTGTTTGCACTTCCGTTTGTCAAACTAATTCCTGATAGTGCCATTGCACCAATCTTAATTATTATTGGCGGCCTGATGATTACAAGCATTCAGCAAATTCCTCTGAACGATTTTTCAGAAGGATTTCCAGCGTTCTTAATTATCGTCATGATCCCGCTCACATATAGTATCGCTGATGGCATTGCGTTCGGATTTATCGCTTATCCTATCTTAAAAATTGCTCTTGGAAAGCGTAAAGAAGTCGCACCTTCTATGTATATCGTTACATGCTTATTCTTAGCCATGTTCGTATTACATGCTATTGGTTAA
- the corA gene encoding magnesium/cobalt transporter CorA translates to MGEIMIRICAITKTDEVLYDVSLEETKKDHIVWYWLDLYKPTKEEYTYILQDHFKFHPLAIEDCIEYVQRPKVDFYDGYNFLVLHAFGEDGLEPHEIDLFISDRYIVSFHFSHNNAIERVWKTLGEKKRIKNSPLHVAHTIIDQIVDDYFAPVYYIEDHLNAIDDNLTGETAGSVLEEVFDIRADLSKLRRTIIPMRDLLYRILNSTRFYGISDHEIYFKDIHDHLLKLTEMIEASRELTADIRDSYFSLNSHHMNNIMKTLTVFSTIFMPLTFIAGVYGMNFTHMPELGGQYSYFICLLIMALIGGGMMAWFYKKGWFK, encoded by the coding sequence ATGGGTGAAATTATGATTAGAATTTGTGCAATAACAAAAACAGATGAAGTATTATATGATGTTTCGCTAGAGGAAACAAAGAAAGACCATATTGTATGGTATTGGCTAGATTTATATAAGCCAACGAAAGAAGAGTATACATACATTTTGCAAGATCATTTTAAGTTCCATCCCCTTGCAATTGAAGACTGTATAGAATATGTACAGAGGCCAAAAGTTGATTTTTATGATGGATATAACTTTTTAGTTCTTCATGCATTTGGTGAGGATGGATTAGAACCGCACGAGATTGATTTATTTATTAGTGATCGTTATATTGTTTCTTTCCATTTTTCTCATAACAATGCAATTGAAAGAGTATGGAAAACACTTGGAGAAAAGAAGCGTATTAAAAATAGTCCTTTACACGTAGCACATACAATTATCGATCAAATTGTAGATGACTATTTTGCGCCTGTATATTACATTGAGGATCATTTAAATGCAATTGATGATAATTTAACGGGTGAAACAGCAGGAAGTGTACTAGAAGAGGTATTTGATATACGTGCAGATTTATCGAAGCTAAGGCGTACAATCATTCCGATGCGTGATTTATTGTATCGTATTTTAAACTCGACTCGTTTTTACGGTATAAGTGATCATGAAATTTACTTTAAAGATATACATGATCATTTGCTTAAACTGACCGAAATGATTGAAGCAAGCCGAGAATTAACGGCAGATATTCGAGATAGCTATTTTTCATTAAACTCACATCATATGAATAACATTATGAAAACATTAACTGTATTCTCGACTATTTTCATGCCATTAACATTTATTGCGGGAGTATATGGAATGAACTTTACGCATATGCCAGAGCTTGGTGGACAATATAGTTATTTTATTTGTCTACTTATCATGGCGTTAATTGGCGGCGGCATGATGGCTTGGTTTTATAAAAAAGGATGGTTTAAGTAA
- a CDS encoding pyrimidine-nucleoside phosphorylase — protein MRMVDLIAKKRDGHALTTEEINFIVEGYTNGDIPDYQVSSLAMAIFFQDMNDQERADLTMAMVNSGDTIDLSAIEGVKVDKHSTGGVGDTTTLVLGPLVAALGVPVAKMSGRGLGHTGGTIDKLEAVPGFHVEIENDEFMRLVNENKIAVIGQSGNLTPADKKLYALRDVTATVNSIPLIASSIMSKKIAAGADAIVLDVKTGAGAFMKTDEDAKRLAEAMVRIGNNVGRNTMAVISDMSQPLGEAIGNALEVQEAIDTLQGKGPKDLEELCLTLGSQMVYLAGQASSLEDAREKLIEVMNNGKALESFKTFLSAQGGDASVVDDPSKLPQAQFKVEVEAKEDGYVSEIVADEIGTAAMLLGAGRATKESEIDLAVGLMLRKKVGESVKKGESLVTIYANRENVEDVKAKIYENMKITNEHVDAPTLVHGIVTE, from the coding sequence ATGAGAATGGTGGACCTAATTGCAAAAAAACGTGACGGACATGCATTAACGACAGAAGAAATCAACTTTATTGTTGAAGGATATACGAATGGTGATATTCCTGATTATCAAGTAAGTTCACTTGCAATGGCAATTTTCTTCCAAGATATGAACGATCAAGAACGTGCTGATTTAACGATGGCAATGGTCAATAGCGGTGATACAATCGACTTATCAGCTATTGAAGGGGTAAAAGTAGATAAGCACTCCACAGGTGGCGTTGGCGATACAACAACACTTGTATTAGGTCCATTAGTAGCCGCTTTAGGTGTACCGGTTGCAAAAATGTCTGGACGTGGTCTAGGACATACTGGTGGTACAATTGATAAATTAGAAGCAGTTCCAGGATTCCATGTTGAAATCGAAAATGATGAATTCATGCGTCTTGTAAATGAAAATAAAATCGCAGTTATTGGTCAAAGTGGAAACTTAACACCTGCGGATAAAAAATTGTATGCACTTCGTGATGTAACGGCAACAGTAAACTCAATTCCGCTTATTGCAAGCTCAATTATGAGTAAAAAAATTGCTGCTGGTGCAGATGCAATTGTTCTTGATGTAAAAACTGGAGCAGGTGCATTTATGAAAACAGATGAAGATGCAAAACGTTTAGCAGAAGCAATGGTGCGCATTGGTAACAACGTTGGTCGTAATACGATGGCTGTTATTTCTGATATGAGTCAACCACTTGGTGAGGCTATTGGTAACGCACTTGAAGTACAAGAAGCAATTGATACATTACAAGGTAAAGGACCGAAAGATTTAGAAGAGTTATGTTTAACACTTGGAAGTCAAATGGTATACCTTGCTGGACAAGCTTCATCTTTAGAAGATGCACGTGAGAAATTAATTGAAGTAATGAACAACGGTAAAGCGCTAGAATCATTTAAAACGTTCTTATCAGCGCAAGGCGGAGATGCATCTGTTGTTGATGATCCTTCTAAATTACCACAAGCACAGTTTAAAGTTGAAGTGGAAGCGAAGGAAGACGGTTATGTATCAGAAATCGTTGCAGATGAAATCGGAACAGCAGCAATGCTTTTAGGAGCAGGACGTGCGACGAAGGAATCTGAAATTGATTTAGCAGTTGGCTTAATGCTTCGCAAAAAAGTAGGGGAAAGCGTGAAAAAAGGTGAATCCCTTGTTACCATTTACGCAAACCGTGAAAATGTAGAAGATGTAAAAGCAAAAATTTATGAGAACATGAAGATTACTAACGAGCATGTAGATGCACCAACATTAGTGCACGGCATCGTTACTGAGTAA
- a CDS encoding purine-nucleoside phosphorylase: protein MNRELITKSASYLKEKFQETPQVGLILGSGLGVLADEIENAVTVPYSEIPEFPVSTVEGHAGQLVFGTLQGVTVVAMQGRFHFYEGYDMQKVTFPVRVMKELGVETVVVTNAAGGVNTSFEPGDLMLISDHINFMGTNPLIGPNDSEMGVRFPDMSTSYTTELREMAKQVAADLNIKVQEGVYVGMTGPVYETPAEIRMLRTLGGDAVGMSTVPEVIVARHAGMKVLGISCISNMAAGILDQPLHHDEVIETTERVKANFLALVKAIVKQMKG from the coding sequence ATGAATCGTGAACTTATTACAAAATCAGCTTCATACTTAAAAGAGAAATTTCAAGAGACACCACAAGTAGGACTAATCCTTGGATCTGGACTAGGTGTATTAGCAGATGAAATCGAGAACGCAGTAACAGTACCTTACAGTGAAATCCCTGAATTCCCAGTTTCAACTGTAGAAGGCCATGCAGGTCAACTAGTATTCGGTACACTTCAAGGTGTAACAGTAGTAGCAATGCAAGGACGTTTCCACTTCTATGAAGGATACGACATGCAAAAAGTAACATTCCCAGTTCGTGTTATGAAAGAACTAGGTGTAGAAACAGTTGTTGTAACAAATGCAGCTGGTGGTGTAAATACATCATTCGAACCAGGCGATCTTATGTTAATTTCAGACCACATTAACTTCATGGGTACAAATCCATTAATCGGACCAAATGATTCTGAAATGGGTGTACGTTTCCCTGATATGTCTACATCATATACGACAGAGCTTCGCGAAATGGCGAAACAAGTTGCAGCAGACTTAAATATTAAAGTACAAGAAGGTGTATACGTTGGAATGACAGGTCCTGTATACGAAACACCTGCTGAAATTCGTATGCTTCGTACACTTGGTGGAGATGCAGTTGGTATGTCAACAGTACCTGAAGTAATTGTAGCGCGTCACGCTGGTATGAAAGTACTTGGTATTTCTTGTATTTCAAATATGGCAGCTGGTATTTTAGATCAGCCACTTCACCACGATGAAGTAATCGAAACGACAGAACGTGTTAAAGCTAACTTCTTAGCATTAGTAAAAGCAATCGTAAAACAAATGAAGGGGTGA
- the deoB gene encoding phosphopentomutase translates to MNKYKRIFLVVMDSVGIGEAPDAEQFGDLGSDTIGHIAEHMNGLQMPNMVKLGLGNIREMKGISKVEKPLGYYTKMQEKSTGKDTMTGHWEIMGLYIDTPFQVFPEGFPKELLDELEEKTGRKIIGNKPASGTEILDELGQEQMETGSLIVYTSADSVLQIAAHEEVVPLDELYKICKIARELTLDEKYMVGRVIARPFVGEPGNFTRTPNRHDYALKPFGRTVMNELKDSDYDVIAIGKISDIYDGEGVTESLRTKSNMDGMDKLVDTLNMDFTGLSFLNLVDFDALFGHRRDPQGYGEALQDYDARLPEVFEKLKEDDLLLITADHGNDPVHPGTDHTREYVPLLAYSPSMKEGGQELPLRQTFADIGATVAENFGVKMPEYGTSFLNELKK, encoded by the coding sequence ATGAATAAATATAAACGTATATTCCTAGTCGTAATGGACTCTGTCGGAATCGGTGAAGCACCAGATGCTGAACAATTTGGTGATTTAGGATCTGACACAATTGGTCACATTGCTGAACATATGAATGGATTACAAATGCCTAACATGGTGAAATTAGGTCTTGGTAACATTCGTGAAATGAAAGGCATCTCTAAAGTAGAAAAACCACTTGGATATTATACAAAAATGCAAGAGAAATCTACTGGTAAAGATACAATGACAGGCCACTGGGAAATCATGGGCCTTTACATTGATACACCATTCCAAGTGTTCCCTGAAGGATTTCCGAAAGAATTACTTGATGAATTAGAAGAAAAAACAGGCCGTAAAATCATCGGTAATAAACCAGCTTCTGGAACTGAGATTCTTGATGAACTTGGTCAAGAACAAATGGAAACAGGCTCTTTAATCGTTTACACTTCTGCTGATAGCGTATTACAAATCGCAGCACACGAAGAAGTAGTACCGCTTGATGAGTTATATAAAATTTGTAAAATTGCACGTGAATTAACGTTAGATGAGAAGTACATGGTAGGTCGCGTTATCGCTCGTCCATTCGTTGGTGAGCCTGGAAACTTTACACGTACGCCAAACCGTCATGACTATGCATTAAAACCATTTGGCCGTACAGTAATGAATGAACTAAAAGATAGTGATTATGATGTGATTGCTATCGGTAAAATCTCTGATATCTATGATGGTGAAGGGGTAACTGAATCACTTCGTACGAAGTCTAACATGGATGGAATGGATAAGCTTGTAGATACATTAAATATGGACTTTACAGGTCTTAGCTTCTTAAACTTAGTTGACTTTGATGCATTATTCGGTCACCGTCGTGATCCACAAGGATACGGAGAAGCTCTGCAAGACTATGATGCGCGTCTTCCGGAAGTATTCGAAAAACTAAAAGAAGATGATTTATTATTAATTACAGCAGACCACGGTAATGACCCAGTTCACCCTGGTACTGACCATACACGTGAATATGTACCGTTATTAGCATATAGTCCAAGCATGAAAGAAGGCGGACAAGAGTTACCACTTCGCCAAACATTTGCTGATATTGGTGCAACTGTAGCAGAAAACTTCGGTGTGAAAATGCCAGAATACGGAACAAGCTTCTTAAACGAGCTAAAGAAATAG